One Symphalangus syndactylus isolate Jambi chromosome 20, NHGRI_mSymSyn1-v2.1_pri, whole genome shotgun sequence DNA segment encodes these proteins:
- the MPDU1 gene encoding mannose-P-dolichol utilization defect 1 protein isoform X1 — MAAEADGPLKRLLVPILLPEKCYDQLFVQWDLLHVPCLKILFSKGLGLGIVAGSLLVKLPQVFKILGAKSAEGLSLQSVMLELVALTGTMVYSITNSFPFRCRFPRLLRPGPSGASLTSDALDCSHPAPGLQCACCGGGEASPGSHQLPQWAHRPALSHHSLPAVWGLPGPNLHFHSGNRRSPDGWDLCGLLSLQRPHRCPAALLLECKASLQAEKGTVEPATGVIPFPLIHPTSGFSPSEPACWCDLLILHSSALADFLSQGFLLVETNG, encoded by the exons ATGGCGGCCGAGGCGGATGGACCGCTTAAACGGCTGCTCGTGCCGATTCTTTTACCTGAGAAATGCTACGACCAACTTTTCGTTCAGTGGGACTTGCTTCACG TCCCCTGCCTCAAGATTCTCTTCAGCAAAGGCCtggggctgggcattgtggctggCTCACTTCTAG TAAAGCTGCCCCAGGTGTTTAAAATCCTGGGAGCCAAGAGTGCCGAAGGGTTGAGTCTCCAGTCTGTAATGCTGGAGCTAGTGGCATTGACTGGGACCATGGTCTACAGCATCACTAACAGCTTCCCGTTCAG GTGTCGCTTTCCTCGCTTGCTACGGCCTGGTCCTTCTGGTGCTTCTCTCACCTCTGACGCccttgactgtagtcaccctgctcCAGGCCTCCAATGTGCCTGctgtggtggtggggagg CTTCTCCAGGCAGCCACCAACTACCACAATGGGCACACAGGCCAGCTCTCAGCCATCACAGCCTTCCTGCTGTTTGGGGGCTCCCTGGCCCGAATCTTCACTTCCATTCAG GAAACCGGAGATCCCCTGATGGCTGGGACCTTTGTGGTCTCCTCTCTCTGCAACGGCCTCATCGCTGCCCAGCTGCTCTTCTACTGGAATGCAAAGCCTCCCTACAAGCAGAAAAAGGCACAGTAGAGCCAGCTACTGGAGTCATTCCATTTCCACTCATTCACCCAACCTCAGGGTTCTCCCCATCTGAGCCAGCCTGCTGGTGTGACTTACTCATCCTCCATTCCTCTGCACTTGCAGACTTTCTGAGCCAGGGTTTTCTTTTAGTGGAAACAAATGGTTGA
- the MPDU1 gene encoding mannose-P-dolichol utilization defect 1 protein isoform X2, whose product MAAEADGPLKRLLVPILLPEKCYDQLFVQWDLLHVPCLKILFSKGLGLGIVAGSLLVKLPQVFKILGAKSAEGLSLQSVMLELVALTGTMVYSITNSFPFSSWGEALFLMLQTITICFLVMHYRGQTMKASPGSHQLPQWAHRPALSHHSLPAVWGLPGPNLHFHSGNRRSPDGWDLCGLLSLQRPHRCPAALLLECKASLQAEKGTVEPATGVIPFPLIHPTSGFSPSEPACWCDLLILHSSALADFLSQGFLLVETNG is encoded by the exons ATGGCGGCCGAGGCGGATGGACCGCTTAAACGGCTGCTCGTGCCGATTCTTTTACCTGAGAAATGCTACGACCAACTTTTCGTTCAGTGGGACTTGCTTCACG TCCCCTGCCTCAAGATTCTCTTCAGCAAAGGCCtggggctgggcattgtggctggCTCACTTCTAG TAAAGCTGCCCCAGGTGTTTAAAATCCTGGGAGCCAAGAGTGCCGAAGGGTTGAGTCTCCAGTCTGTAATGCTGGAGCTAGTGGCATTGACTGGGACCATGGTCTACAGCATCACTAACAGCTTCCCGTTCAG CTCTTGGGGTGAAGCCTTATTCCTGATGCTCCAGACGATCACCATCTGCTTCCTGGTCATGCACTACAGAGGACAGACTATGAAAG CTTCTCCAGGCAGCCACCAACTACCACAATGGGCACACAGGCCAGCTCTCAGCCATCACAGCCTTCCTGCTGTTTGGGGGCTCCCTGGCCCGAATCTTCACTTCCATTCAG GAAACCGGAGATCCCCTGATGGCTGGGACCTTTGTGGTCTCCTCTCTCTGCAACGGCCTCATCGCTGCCCAGCTGCTCTTCTACTGGAATGCAAAGCCTCCCTACAAGCAGAAAAAGGCACAGTAGAGCCAGCTACTGGAGTCATTCCATTTCCACTCATTCACCCAACCTCAGGGTTCTCCCCATCTGAGCCAGCCTGCTGGTGTGACTTACTCATCCTCCATTCCTCTGCACTTGCAGACTTTCTGAGCCAGGGTTTTCTTTTAGTGGAAACAAATGGTTGA
- the MPDU1 gene encoding mannose-P-dolichol utilization defect 1 protein isoform X3, with product MAAEADGPLKRLLVPILLPEKCYDQLFVQWDLLHVPCLKILFSKGLGLGIVAGSLLVKLPQVFKILGAKSAEGLSLQSVMLELVALTGTMVYSITNSFPFSSWGEALFLMLQTITICFLVMHYRGQTMKGVAFLACYGLVLLVLLSPLTPLTVVTLLQASNVPAVVVGRLLQAATNYHNGHTGQLSAITAFLLFGGSLARIFTSIQETGDPLMAGTFVVSSLCNGLIAAQLLFYWNAKPPYKQKKAQ from the exons ATGGCGGCCGAGGCGGATGGACCGCTTAAACGGCTGCTCGTGCCGATTCTTTTACCTGAGAAATGCTACGACCAACTTTTCGTTCAGTGGGACTTGCTTCACG TCCCCTGCCTCAAGATTCTCTTCAGCAAAGGCCtggggctgggcattgtggctggCTCACTTCTAG TAAAGCTGCCCCAGGTGTTTAAAATCCTGGGAGCCAAGAGTGCCGAAGGGTTGAGTCTCCAGTCTGTAATGCTGGAGCTAGTGGCATTGACTGGGACCATGGTCTACAGCATCACTAACAGCTTCCCGTTCAG CTCTTGGGGTGAAGCCTTATTCCTGATGCTCCAGACGATCACCATCTGCTTCCTGGTCATGCACTACAGAGGACAGACTATGAAAG GTGTCGCTTTCCTCGCTTGCTACGGCCTGGTCCTTCTGGTGCTTCTCTCACCTCTGACGCccttgactgtagtcaccctgctcCAGGCCTCCAATGTGCCTGctgtggtggtggggagg CTTCTCCAGGCAGCCACCAACTACCACAATGGGCACACAGGCCAGCTCTCAGCCATCACAGCCTTCCTGCTGTTTGGGGGCTCCCTGGCCCGAATCTTCACTTCCATTCAG GAAACCGGAGATCCCCTGATGGCTGGGACCTTTGTGGTCTCCTCTCTCTGCAACGGCCTCATCGCTGCCCAGCTGCTCTTCTACTGGAATGCAAAGCCTCCCTACAAGCAGAAAAAGGCACAGTAG
- the MPDU1 gene encoding mannose-P-dolichol utilization defect 1 protein isoform X4, with amino-acid sequence MAAEADGPLKRLLVPILLPEKCYDQLFVQWDLLHVPCLKILFSKGLGLGIVAGSLLVKLPQVFKILGAKSAEGLSLQSVMLELVALTGTMVYSITNSFPFSSWGEALFLMLQTITICFLVMHYRGQTMKGAGDLPKSRLCGSWEPCWELSFSRQPPTTTMGTQASSQPSQPSCCLGAPWPESSLPFRKPEIP; translated from the exons ATGGCGGCCGAGGCGGATGGACCGCTTAAACGGCTGCTCGTGCCGATTCTTTTACCTGAGAAATGCTACGACCAACTTTTCGTTCAGTGGGACTTGCTTCACG TCCCCTGCCTCAAGATTCTCTTCAGCAAAGGCCtggggctgggcattgtggctggCTCACTTCTAG TAAAGCTGCCCCAGGTGTTTAAAATCCTGGGAGCCAAGAGTGCCGAAGGGTTGAGTCTCCAGTCTGTAATGCTGGAGCTAGTGGCATTGACTGGGACCATGGTCTACAGCATCACTAACAGCTTCCCGTTCAG CTCTTGGGGTGAAGCCTTATTCCTGATGCTCCAGACGATCACCATCTGCTTCCTGGTCATGCACTACAGAGGACAGACTATGAAAGGTGCTGGGGACTTACCCAAGAGCAGGCTATGTGGTTCCTGGGAACCCTGCTGGGAACTCAG CTTCTCCAGGCAGCCACCAACTACCACAATGGGCACACAGGCCAGCTCTCAGCCATCACAGCCTTCCTGCTGTTTGGGGGCTCCCTGGCCCGAATCTTCACTTCCATTCAG GAAACCGGAGATCCCCTGA
- the CD68 gene encoding macrosialin isoform X3, with product MRLAVLFSGALLGLLAESTGTTSHKTTKSHKTTTHRTTTTGTTSHGPTTATHNPTTTSHGNGTVHPTSNSTATSQGPSTATHSPATTSHGNATVHPTSNSTATSPGFTSSAHPGPPPPSPSPSPASKETIGDYTWTNGSQPCVHLQAQIQIRVMYTTQGGGEAWGISVLNPNKTKVQGSCEGAHPHLLLSFPYGHLSFGFMQDLQQKVVYLSYMAVEYNVSFPHAAQRTFSAQNASLRDLQAPLGQSFSCSNSSILLSPAVHLDLLSLRLQAAQLPHTGVFGQSFSCPSDRSILLPLTIGLILLGLLALVLIAFCIIRRRPSAYQAL from the exons ATGAGGCTGGCTGTGCTTTTCTCAGGGGCCCTGCTGGGGCTACTGGCAG AGAGCACTGGAACAACCAGCCACAAGACTACCAAGAGCCACAAAACCACCACTCACAGGACAACCACCACAGGCACCACCAGCCACGGACCCACAACTGCCACTCacaaccccaccaccaccagccaTGGAAATGGCACAGTTCATCCAACAAGCAATAGCACTGCCACCAGCCAGGGACCCTCAACTGCCACTCACAGTCCTGCCACCACTAGTCATGGAAATGCCACGGTTCATCCAACAAGCAACAGCACTGCCACCAGCCCAGGATTCACCAGTTCTGCCCACCCAGGACCACCTCCACCCTCTCCAAGTCCTAGCCCAGCCTCCAAGGAGACCATTGGAGACTACACGTGGACCAATGGTTCCCAGCCCTGTGTCCACCTCCAAGCCCAGATTCAGATTCGAGTCATGTACACAACCCAGGGTGGAGGAGAG GCCTGGGGCATCTCTGTACTGAACCCAAACAAAACCAAGGTCCAGGGAAGCTGTGAGGGTGCCCATCCCCACCTGCTTCTCTCATTCCCCTATGGACACCTCAGCTTTGGATTCATGCAG GACCTCCAGCAGAAGGTTGTCTACCTGAGCTACATGGCGGTGGAGTACAATGTGTCCTTCCCCCACGCAGCAC AGCGGACATTCTCGGCTCAGAATGCATCCCTTCGAGATCTCCAAGCACCCCTGGGCCAGAGCTTCAGCTGCAGCAACTCGAGCATCCTTCTTTCACCAGCTGTCCACCTCGATCTGCTCTCCCTGAGGCTCCAGGCTGCTCAGCTGCCCCACACAGGGGTCTTTGGGCAAA GTTTCTCCTGCCCCAGTGACCGGTCCATCTTGCTGCCTCTCACCATCGGCCTGATCCTTCTTGGCCTCCTCGCCCTGGTGCTTATTGCCTTCTGCATCATCCGGAGACGCCCATCCGCCTACCAGGCCCTCTGA
- the CD68 gene encoding macrosialin isoform X2: MRLAVLFSGALLGLLAATESTGTTSHKTTKSHKTTTHRTTTTGTTSHGPTTATHNPTTTSHGNGTVHPTSNSTATSQGPSTATHSPATTSHGNATVHPTSNSTATSPGFTSSAHPGPPPPSPSPSPASKETIGDYTWTNGSQPCVHLQAQIQIRVMYTTQGGGEAWGISVLNPNKTKVQGSCEGAHPHLLLSFPYGHLSFGFMQDLQQKVVYLSYMAVEYNVSFPHAAQRTFSAQNASLRDLQAPLGQSFSCSNSSILLSPAVHLDLLSLRLQAAQLPHTGVFGQSFSCPSDRSILLPLTIGLILLGLLALVLIAFCIIRRRPSAYQAL, translated from the exons ATGAGGCTGGCTGTGCTTTTCTCAGGGGCCCTGCTGGGGCTACTGGCAG CTACAGAGAGCACTGGAACAACCAGCCACAAGACTACCAAGAGCCACAAAACCACCACTCACAGGACAACCACCACAGGCACCACCAGCCACGGACCCACAACTGCCACTCacaaccccaccaccaccagccaTGGAAATGGCACAGTTCATCCAACAAGCAATAGCACTGCCACCAGCCAGGGACCCTCAACTGCCACTCACAGTCCTGCCACCACTAGTCATGGAAATGCCACGGTTCATCCAACAAGCAACAGCACTGCCACCAGCCCAGGATTCACCAGTTCTGCCCACCCAGGACCACCTCCACCCTCTCCAAGTCCTAGCCCAGCCTCCAAGGAGACCATTGGAGACTACACGTGGACCAATGGTTCCCAGCCCTGTGTCCACCTCCAAGCCCAGATTCAGATTCGAGTCATGTACACAACCCAGGGTGGAGGAGAG GCCTGGGGCATCTCTGTACTGAACCCAAACAAAACCAAGGTCCAGGGAAGCTGTGAGGGTGCCCATCCCCACCTGCTTCTCTCATTCCCCTATGGACACCTCAGCTTTGGATTCATGCAG GACCTCCAGCAGAAGGTTGTCTACCTGAGCTACATGGCGGTGGAGTACAATGTGTCCTTCCCCCACGCAGCAC AGCGGACATTCTCGGCTCAGAATGCATCCCTTCGAGATCTCCAAGCACCCCTGGGCCAGAGCTTCAGCTGCAGCAACTCGAGCATCCTTCTTTCACCAGCTGTCCACCTCGATCTGCTCTCCCTGAGGCTCCAGGCTGCTCAGCTGCCCCACACAGGGGTCTTTGGGCAAA GTTTCTCCTGCCCCAGTGACCGGTCCATCTTGCTGCCTCTCACCATCGGCCTGATCCTTCTTGGCCTCCTCGCCCTGGTGCTTATTGCCTTCTGCATCATCCGGAGACGCCCATCCGCCTACCAGGCCCTCTGA
- the CD68 gene encoding macrosialin isoform X1 — protein sequence MRLAVLFSGALLGLLAAQGTGNDCPHKKSATLLPSFTVTPTATESTGTTSHKTTKSHKTTTHRTTTTGTTSHGPTTATHNPTTTSHGNGTVHPTSNSTATSQGPSTATHSPATTSHGNATVHPTSNSTATSPGFTSSAHPGPPPPSPSPSPASKETIGDYTWTNGSQPCVHLQAQIQIRVMYTTQGGGEAWGISVLNPNKTKVQGSCEGAHPHLLLSFPYGHLSFGFMQDLQQKVVYLSYMAVEYNVSFPHAAQRTFSAQNASLRDLQAPLGQSFSCSNSSILLSPAVHLDLLSLRLQAAQLPHTGVFGQSFSCPSDRSILLPLTIGLILLGLLALVLIAFCIIRRRPSAYQAL from the exons ATGAGGCTGGCTGTGCTTTTCTCAGGGGCCCTGCTGGGGCTACTGGCAG CCCAGGGGACAGGGAATGACTGTCCTCACAAAAAATCGGCCACTTTGCTGCCATCTTTCACGGTGACACCCACAGCTACAGAGAGCACTGGAACAACCAGCCACAAGACTACCAAGAGCCACAAAACCACCACTCACAGGACAACCACCACAGGCACCACCAGCCACGGACCCACAACTGCCACTCacaaccccaccaccaccagccaTGGAAATGGCACAGTTCATCCAACAAGCAATAGCACTGCCACCAGCCAGGGACCCTCAACTGCCACTCACAGTCCTGCCACCACTAGTCATGGAAATGCCACGGTTCATCCAACAAGCAACAGCACTGCCACCAGCCCAGGATTCACCAGTTCTGCCCACCCAGGACCACCTCCACCCTCTCCAAGTCCTAGCCCAGCCTCCAAGGAGACCATTGGAGACTACACGTGGACCAATGGTTCCCAGCCCTGTGTCCACCTCCAAGCCCAGATTCAGATTCGAGTCATGTACACAACCCAGGGTGGAGGAGAG GCCTGGGGCATCTCTGTACTGAACCCAAACAAAACCAAGGTCCAGGGAAGCTGTGAGGGTGCCCATCCCCACCTGCTTCTCTCATTCCCCTATGGACACCTCAGCTTTGGATTCATGCAG GACCTCCAGCAGAAGGTTGTCTACCTGAGCTACATGGCGGTGGAGTACAATGTGTCCTTCCCCCACGCAGCAC AGCGGACATTCTCGGCTCAGAATGCATCCCTTCGAGATCTCCAAGCACCCCTGGGCCAGAGCTTCAGCTGCAGCAACTCGAGCATCCTTCTTTCACCAGCTGTCCACCTCGATCTGCTCTCCCTGAGGCTCCAGGCTGCTCAGCTGCCCCACACAGGGGTCTTTGGGCAAA GTTTCTCCTGCCCCAGTGACCGGTCCATCTTGCTGCCTCTCACCATCGGCCTGATCCTTCTTGGCCTCCTCGCCCTGGTGCTTATTGCCTTCTGCATCATCCGGAGACGCCCATCCGCCTACCAGGCCCTCTGA
- the EIF4A1 gene encoding eukaryotic initiation factor 4A-I isoform X1 has translation MSASQDSRSRDNGPDGMEPEGVIESNWNEIVDSFDDMNLSESLLRGIYAYGFEKPSAIQQRAILPCIKGYDVIAQAQSGTGKTATFAISILQQIELDLKATQALVLAPTRELAQQIQKVVMALGDYMGASCHACIGGTNVRAEVQKLQMEAPHIIVGTPGRVFDMLNRRYLSPKYIKMFVLDEADEMLSRGFKDQIYDIFQKLNSNTQVVLLSATMPSDVLEVTKKFMRDPIRILVKKEELTLEGIRQFYINVEREEWKLDTLCDLYETLTITQAVIFINTRRKVDWLTEKMHARDFTVSAMHGDMDQKERDVIMREFRSGSSRVLITTDLLARGIDVQQVSLVINYDLPTNRENYIHRIGRGGRFGRKGVAINMVTEEDKRTLRDIETFYNTSIEEMPLNVADLI, from the exons ATGTCTGCGAGCCAGGATTCCCG ATCCAGAGACAATGGCCCCGATGGGATGGAGCCCGAAGGCGTCATCGAG AGTAACTGGAATGAGATTGTTGACAGCTTTGATGACATGAACCTCTCGGAGTCCCTTCTCCGTGGTATCTACGCCTATGGTTTTGAGAAGCCCTCTGCCATCCAGCAGCGAGCCATTCTACCTTGTATCAAGG GTTATGATGTGATTGCTCAAGCCCAATCTGGGACTGGGAAAACGGCCACATTTGCCATATCGATTCTGCAGCAGATTGAATTAGATCTAAAAGCCACCCAGGCCTTGGTCCTAGCACCCACTCGAGAATTGGCTCAGCAG ATACAGAAGGTGGTCATGGCACTAGGAGACTACATGGGTGCCTCCTGTCATGCCTGTATCGGGGGCACCAACGTGCGTGCTGAGGTGCAGAAACTGCAGATGGAAGCTCCCCACATCATCGTGGGTACCCCTGGCCGTGTGTTTGATATGCTTAACCGGAGATATCTGT ctCCCAAATACATCAAGATGTTTGTACTGGATGAAGCCGACGAAATGTTAAGCCGTGGATTCAAAGACCAGATCTATGACATATTCCAAAAGCTCAACAGCAACACCCAG GTAGTTTTGCTGTCAGCCACAATGCCTTCTGATGTGCTTGAGGTGACCAAGAAGTTCATGAGGGACCCCATTCGGATTCTTGTCAAGAAGGAAGAGTTGACCCTGGAGGGTATCCGCCAATTCTACATCAACGTGGAACGAGAG GAGTGGAAGCTGGACACACTATGTGACTTGTATGAAACCCTGACCATCACCCAGGCAGTCATCTTCATCAACACCCGGAGGAAGGTGGACTGGCTCACCGAGAAGATGCATGCTCGAGATTTCACTGTATCCGCCATG CATGGAGATATGGACCAAAAGGAACGAGACGTGATCATGAGGGAATTTCGTTCTGGCTCTAGCAGAGTTTTGATTACTACTGACCTGCTG GCCAGAGGCATTGATGTGCAGCAGGTTTCTTTAGTCATCAACTATgaccttcccaccaacagggaAAACTATATCCACAG AATCGGTCGAGGTGGGCGGTTTGGCCGTAAAGGTGTGGCTATTAACATGGTGACAGAAGAAGACAAGAGGACTCTTCGAGACATTGAGACCTTCTACAACACCTCCATTGAGGAAATGCCCCTCAATGTTGCTGACCTCATCTGA
- the EIF4A1 gene encoding eukaryotic initiation factor 4A-I isoform X2: protein MSASQDSRSRDNGPDGMEPEGVIESNWNEIVDSFDDMNLSESLLRGIYAYGFEKPSAIQQRAILPCIKGYDVIAQAQSGTGKTATFAISILQQIELDLKATQALVLAPTRELAQQIQKVVMALGDYMGASCHACIGGTNVRAEVQKLQMEAPHIIVGTPGRVFDMLNRRYLSPKYIKMFVLDEADEMLSRGFKDQIYDIFQKLNSNTQVVLLSATMPSDVLEVTKKFMRDPIRILVKKEELTLEGIRQFYINVEREEWKLDTLCDLYETLTITQAVIFINTRRKVDWLTEKMHARDFTVSAMHGDMDQKERDVIMREFRSGSSRVLITTDLLGKLYPQNRSRWAVWP, encoded by the exons ATGTCTGCGAGCCAGGATTCCCG ATCCAGAGACAATGGCCCCGATGGGATGGAGCCCGAAGGCGTCATCGAG AGTAACTGGAATGAGATTGTTGACAGCTTTGATGACATGAACCTCTCGGAGTCCCTTCTCCGTGGTATCTACGCCTATGGTTTTGAGAAGCCCTCTGCCATCCAGCAGCGAGCCATTCTACCTTGTATCAAGG GTTATGATGTGATTGCTCAAGCCCAATCTGGGACTGGGAAAACGGCCACATTTGCCATATCGATTCTGCAGCAGATTGAATTAGATCTAAAAGCCACCCAGGCCTTGGTCCTAGCACCCACTCGAGAATTGGCTCAGCAG ATACAGAAGGTGGTCATGGCACTAGGAGACTACATGGGTGCCTCCTGTCATGCCTGTATCGGGGGCACCAACGTGCGTGCTGAGGTGCAGAAACTGCAGATGGAAGCTCCCCACATCATCGTGGGTACCCCTGGCCGTGTGTTTGATATGCTTAACCGGAGATATCTGT ctCCCAAATACATCAAGATGTTTGTACTGGATGAAGCCGACGAAATGTTAAGCCGTGGATTCAAAGACCAGATCTATGACATATTCCAAAAGCTCAACAGCAACACCCAG GTAGTTTTGCTGTCAGCCACAATGCCTTCTGATGTGCTTGAGGTGACCAAGAAGTTCATGAGGGACCCCATTCGGATTCTTGTCAAGAAGGAAGAGTTGACCCTGGAGGGTATCCGCCAATTCTACATCAACGTGGAACGAGAG GAGTGGAAGCTGGACACACTATGTGACTTGTATGAAACCCTGACCATCACCCAGGCAGTCATCTTCATCAACACCCGGAGGAAGGTGGACTGGCTCACCGAGAAGATGCATGCTCGAGATTTCACTGTATCCGCCATG CATGGAGATATGGACCAAAAGGAACGAGACGTGATCATGAGGGAATTTCGTTCTGGCTCTAGCAGAGTTTTGATTACTACTGACCTGCTG ggaAAACTATATCCACAG AATCGGTCGAGGTGGGCGGTTTGGCCGTAA